From the Natrarchaeobaculum aegyptiacum genome, one window contains:
- a CDS encoding DUF7508 domain-containing protein: MPLQKPWRDLDRETVGGAPDRPGVYELGDDDGTVLAVDHGVLRDELKTALAYGDGDRVRYAETHTLERARELAATHRNRLE, from the coding sequence ATGCCGCTGCAGAAGCCATGGCGCGACCTCGATCGTGAAACGGTCGGCGGTGCACCTGACCGCCCGGGCGTCTACGAACTCGGGGACGACGACGGAACCGTCCTCGCGGTCGACCACGGCGTCCTACGGGACGAACTGAAGACCGCGCTCGCCTACGGCGACGGCGACCGCGTCAGGTACGCGGAGACCCACACCCTCGAGCGAGCCCGAGAACTCGCGGCCACCCATCGGAACCGACTCGAGTGA
- a CDS encoding shikimate kinase codes for MDGRAVAPAAGSILTAFATGIGSAFAVDLETTATVELTSDGAFVGEIDDRPGEDTSLIERCTELTVSRYAEDAGLEAEDVGARVVTESDIPMAAGLTSSSAAANATVLATLDALEIADAVDRVDACRLGVTAARDVGVTTTGAFDDASASMLGGVTITDNGSDELLQREEVDWHALIYTPPERAYSGETDMDACRRIAPMAELVEELALDSRYGEAMTVNGFAYCAALGFSTEPMLEVMPDVAGVTLSGSGPSYVAVDERATLEAVRDRWDDRDGTTRLVATRTDGTNTA; via the coding sequence ATGGACGGCCGAGCCGTTGCCCCTGCAGCCGGATCGATCCTCACCGCGTTCGCGACCGGAATCGGTTCGGCGTTCGCCGTCGACCTCGAGACGACGGCGACGGTCGAACTCACGAGCGACGGTGCGTTCGTCGGGGAGATCGACGACCGCCCCGGTGAGGATACCAGTCTCATCGAGCGCTGCACCGAGTTGACCGTCAGCCGGTACGCCGAGGACGCCGGTCTCGAGGCCGAGGACGTCGGCGCACGCGTCGTGACCGAGAGCGACATTCCGATGGCAGCCGGGCTGACCAGCTCGAGCGCCGCGGCCAACGCGACGGTTCTCGCGACCCTCGACGCGCTCGAGATCGCCGACGCGGTCGACCGGGTCGACGCCTGTCGCCTCGGCGTCACGGCCGCACGCGACGTCGGCGTGACCACGACCGGGGCGTTCGACGACGCCAGCGCGAGCATGCTCGGCGGCGTCACGATCACCGACAACGGCAGCGACGAACTCCTCCAGCGCGAGGAAGTCGACTGGCACGCTCTGATCTACACGCCACCGGAACGGGCCTACAGCGGCGAGACCGACATGGACGCCTGCCGGCGGATCGCCCCGATGGCCGAACTGGTCGAAGAACTCGCCCTCGACAGTCGTTACGGCGAAGCGATGACCGTCAACGGCTTCGCCTACTGCGCCGCCCTCGGGTTCTCGACGGAACCGATGCTCGAGGTGATGCCTGACGTCGCCGGCGTGACGCTGTCGGGTTCCGGCCCGAGTTACGTCGCCGTCGACGAGCGGGCGACGCTCGAGGCGGTACGCGATCGGTGGGACGACCGCGACGGGACGACGCGACTGGTGGCAACGAGGACCGACGGAACGAACACGGCCTAA
- a CDS encoding PEP/pyruvate-binding domain-containing protein, translated as MIESPYTVDFAADCCNNEQIALVGGKNASLGELMDAGEDVQVPPGFAVTTTFYETFLEERSIDAYITDRLATVDFDDDNAVADASEDIRSHIEDEPLPTNLIDELEGGWERLEQRTGDDLRVAVRSSATAEDLPDASFAGQQDTFLNVRDFEEVTLRTKECMSSLFTPRAITYREQHGFDHDDVLISVGIQKMVDARSSGVMFTLNPANGDRSKVRIESNWGLGEAVVSGTVTPDSFLVDKPVFKIVDRSIQSKDEMTISTGDGTAEVTVSDDRRDVPSVTADEIIQLTIIAKKIEQYYGEPQDIEWAIEETGDGKEFYVLQSRPETSWNDEVDETSTSASSNPTLSNDSAAEQILDRL; from the coding sequence ATGATTGAATCGCCGTACACGGTCGATTTCGCTGCAGATTGCTGTAACAACGAACAGATCGCACTCGTCGGTGGGAAAAACGCCTCACTCGGTGAACTGATGGACGCCGGCGAGGACGTTCAGGTGCCGCCGGGCTTCGCGGTGACGACTACGTTCTACGAAACCTTCCTCGAGGAACGATCGATCGACGCCTACATCACCGATCGACTCGCAACCGTCGATTTCGACGACGACAACGCGGTTGCCGACGCGAGTGAGGATATCAGAAGTCACATCGAGGACGAACCCTTGCCCACGAATCTGATTGACGAACTCGAGGGGGGATGGGAACGGCTCGAGCAACGGACTGGTGACGATCTTCGCGTCGCCGTTCGATCATCGGCGACGGCAGAAGACCTGCCAGACGCAAGTTTCGCGGGCCAACAGGATACATTTCTCAACGTCAGGGACTTCGAGGAAGTCACCCTGAGAACAAAAGAGTGCATGTCGAGTCTGTTCACGCCGAGAGCAATCACGTATCGCGAACAACATGGGTTCGATCACGACGACGTACTGATCAGCGTTGGGATTCAGAAGATGGTCGATGCGCGGAGTTCGGGTGTGATGTTTACCCTGAACCCGGCCAACGGCGATCGCTCGAAGGTCCGGATCGAGTCGAACTGGGGCCTCGGTGAGGCGGTGGTTAGCGGGACTGTGACACCCGACAGTTTCCTGGTCGACAAGCCAGTGTTCAAGATCGTCGATCGGTCGATCCAGTCGAAAGACGAGATGACGATTTCGACAGGCGACGGGACAGCAGAAGTGACCGTCAGCGACGACCGACGGGACGTCCCGTCAGTCACTGCCGACGAGATAATCCAGCTGACCATCATCGCAAAGAAGATCGAACAATACTACGGGGAGCCACAGGACATCGAGTGGGCAATCGAAGAGACCGGCGACGGAAAAGAGTTCTACGTGCTTCAGAGCCGCCCCGAGACGTCGTGGAACGACGAGGTCGACGAGACGTCGACGTCGGCAAGTTCGAACCCTACTCTCTCGAACGACAGCGCCGCAGAACAGATCCTCGATCGACTGTAA
- a CDS encoding DUF5796 family protein, with protein sequence MSTRSNVAPSTIGVDFVEGGVVVQYLDGREVFYHGPPKPVTESITTPPGKNVHVLVTDPDGIEGVMTYVNDRDTHDGILEKTGVGRVMLEATDEEELFPGVTVATEAYSVRVEADLEVVDGRVFVFAEDELSEHAYELVGPDYDGSSGDSREGEDGQDTHQEV encoded by the coding sequence ATGAGTACGCGGAGCAACGTCGCGCCGAGCACGATCGGCGTCGACTTCGTCGAGGGTGGGGTGGTCGTCCAGTACCTGGACGGACGCGAGGTCTTCTATCACGGCCCGCCGAAACCCGTCACGGAGTCGATCACGACGCCACCGGGAAAGAACGTCCACGTCCTCGTCACCGACCCCGACGGCATCGAGGGTGTCATGACCTACGTCAACGACCGGGACACCCACGACGGCATCCTGGAGAAGACCGGCGTCGGCCGCGTGATGCTCGAGGCGACGGACGAGGAGGAACTGTTTCCCGGTGTCACCGTCGCCACCGAGGCCTACTCGGTGCGCGTCGAGGCCGACCTCGAGGTGGTCGACGGCCGGGTGTTCGTCTTCGCGGAAGACGAATTGAGCGAGCACGCCTACGAACTGGTCGGTCCGGACTACGACGGCTCGAGTGGCGATTCTCGGGAGGGAGAAGACGGACAGGACACCCATCAGGAGGTCTGA
- a CDS encoding PEP-utilizing enzyme produces the protein MGTDQDVTATPEDDDSPSEIRERFPFAGELELPDELQGWEEMYPEYFQFELTEERTEYERGRFWFWDKKDTTEPLMPWDMTISAQAWQIAMAQNTSRVFAIPPSMSVDIRVIAGYAYFTGINVEDEDLLNERAELFTERSDYYYENYDALYNGTWLPEVKRIGEEIDDLEVPPELPEYTPEEAVIEGKGQSQDTLTVLRNYNRLTELALEGWQRHFEFLYLAYLAYMQFTETSRELFPDISDDAIGKMVSAVEADVFRPDQELNALAEEALELGGSVPEILKSDRDPDEKIKQLRADGKGQEFMSLFDEVKDPWFYMTYGDGFHSYEGSWIEDLEAPFDHLRSKIERLEDGESLGRDFEELQSEREAVVDEYRQYLSAEERQLFDDAYETCMTVYEYAENHQFWIENWLHTIVFRKMREFGRLLENEELLDDAEDVFLFTRFEVAELLEEACSTWALGKGAFVSGRWKDRATKRRGIFEAAKQWDPSPALGEPPEEVTDPLMQMLWGITTEKVENWLNIESEPTDTDTLEGFGSSSGRVEGPARVVDNTTAIDELEEGEILVAPLTNPAWAPVFPRAEGAVTDDGGITSHAAIVCREYGLPAVTGTGHATKLIETGDRVRVDGQAGVVEIVEKASKPE, from the coding sequence ATGGGTACGGATCAGGACGTGACAGCTACACCCGAGGACGACGATTCGCCGAGCGAGATCCGCGAGCGGTTTCCATTCGCCGGTGAGCTAGAGTTACCTGACGAACTTCAGGGCTGGGAGGAGATGTACCCGGAGTACTTCCAGTTCGAGTTGACCGAAGAACGAACCGAGTACGAGCGCGGTCGATTCTGGTTCTGGGACAAGAAAGACACGACGGAGCCGCTCATGCCGTGGGACATGACGATCAGCGCTCAGGCGTGGCAGATCGCGATGGCCCAGAACACCAGCCGCGTGTTCGCGATTCCACCGTCTATGTCCGTCGACATTCGGGTGATAGCCGGCTACGCCTATTTCACTGGTATCAACGTCGAAGACGAGGACCTCCTGAACGAGCGCGCGGAACTGTTTACGGAACGGAGCGACTACTACTACGAAAACTACGACGCACTGTACAACGGTACCTGGCTGCCAGAAGTAAAACGCATCGGCGAGGAGATCGACGATCTCGAGGTACCACCGGAGCTCCCCGAGTACACACCCGAAGAAGCCGTCATCGAAGGGAAAGGACAGAGCCAGGATACGTTGACGGTACTTCGAAATTACAATCGGCTGACCGAACTCGCACTCGAGGGGTGGCAACGACACTTCGAGTTTCTCTACCTCGCGTATCTCGCGTACATGCAGTTTACCGAGACGAGCCGCGAACTTTTCCCGGACATCTCCGACGACGCCATCGGCAAAATGGTTTCTGCGGTCGAAGCTGACGTGTTCCGCCCGGACCAAGAGCTCAACGCGCTTGCGGAGGAGGCCCTCGAACTCGGTGGTTCCGTCCCCGAGATTCTCAAGTCCGATCGTGATCCGGACGAGAAGATAAAGCAGCTCCGGGCTGACGGGAAGGGTCAGGAGTTCATGAGCCTGTTCGATGAGGTGAAAGACCCCTGGTTCTACATGACCTACGGAGACGGGTTCCACAGTTACGAGGGATCCTGGATCGAAGATCTGGAGGCACCGTTCGATCACCTGCGATCGAAAATCGAGCGACTCGAGGATGGTGAGTCGCTGGGGCGTGACTTCGAGGAACTCCAGTCGGAACGGGAAGCCGTCGTCGACGAATATCGTCAGTACCTGAGTGCCGAAGAACGCCAGCTGTTCGACGACGCCTACGAGACGTGTATGACTGTCTACGAGTACGCGGAGAACCACCAGTTCTGGATCGAAAACTGGCTCCACACGATAGTCTTCCGGAAGATGCGGGAGTTCGGTCGATTGCTCGAAAACGAAGAACTCCTCGACGACGCCGAAGACGTCTTCCTGTTTACTCGGTTCGAGGTGGCAGAGCTGCTCGAAGAGGCGTGTTCGACCTGGGCACTCGGGAAGGGAGCATTCGTCTCGGGTCGGTGGAAAGATCGCGCCACCAAACGCCGCGGCATCTTCGAGGCAGCCAAGCAGTGGGACCCGTCTCCGGCACTCGGTGAACCACCCGAGGAAGTCACCGACCCGCTGATGCAGATGCTCTGGGGGATCACGACCGAAAAGGTCGAAAACTGGCTAAACATCGAGTCAGAACCGACCGATACCGACACGCTCGAGGGCTTTGGCTCCTCCTCCGGCCGGGTCGAAGGGCCGGCTCGGGTGGTCGACAACACCACGGCGATCGACGAACTAGAAGAAGGTGAGATCCTCGTTGCTCCGCTAACGAATCCAGCGTGGGCACCGGTCTTTCCCCGTGCTGAAGGTGCCGTAACGGACGACGGCGGTATCACGAGTCACGCGGCGATCGTCTGTCGTGAGTACGGACTGCCCGCCGTGACGGGGACGGGACACGCGACCAAACTCATCGAAACCGGTGACCGCGTCCGCGTCGACGGTCAAGCGGGCGTCGTCGAAATCGTCGAGAAGGCCTCGAAACCAGAATAA
- a CDS encoding alcohol dehydrogenase catalytic domain-containing protein, whose translation MREISAAVVREPNAVSVETVDLEGPRRGEVLVDVRATGVCHTDYHAYTSADLATPIVLGHEGAGVVEAVGEGVSTVSPGDRVVLWVLPSCGECTHCRDGKPYLCQVRRDLDGGLMDGTRRLRADDGPINHFYAQSSFASMAVVPERQVVPIDEDVPHEVAALLGCGVTTGLGGVLNVADVDSGDSVAVFGCGGVGAGAILAAAAVSAGTIVAVDVDEDTLEAMAEIGATHTVDAASTDPVEAIHDRVGDVDHAIECLGAPETVRQAVETLAPGGTAVITGTSDTDPAEIDLGLFTRGISVVGNIVGFTRPHVDIPRYATMYRNGDLGLERLLTHRHELSDLDAAFSGFESGVGIRRVVKFGAGP comes from the coding sequence ATGCGTGAGATCTCGGCTGCAGTCGTGCGTGAGCCGAACGCGGTCTCGGTCGAGACCGTCGACCTCGAGGGCCCACGACGGGGTGAAGTACTGGTCGACGTCCGTGCGACGGGAGTCTGTCATACCGATTATCACGCGTATACGAGTGCGGACCTGGCAACTCCGATCGTTCTCGGTCACGAAGGCGCGGGGGTCGTAGAAGCCGTCGGTGAGGGGGTCTCGACGGTGTCCCCCGGGGACCGCGTCGTTCTCTGGGTGCTTCCGTCCTGTGGCGAGTGTACCCACTGTCGAGACGGGAAGCCGTATCTCTGTCAGGTTCGCCGTGATCTCGACGGCGGGTTGATGGACGGAACGCGACGACTTCGTGCCGACGATGGGCCGATCAACCATTTCTACGCCCAGTCGTCGTTCGCCAGTATGGCCGTCGTCCCCGAACGACAGGTCGTCCCGATCGACGAGGACGTTCCACACGAAGTCGCGGCGCTGCTGGGCTGTGGGGTCACGACCGGGCTCGGCGGCGTGTTGAACGTCGCAGACGTCGACAGCGGCGACTCGGTGGCTGTCTTCGGTTGCGGTGGTGTCGGTGCCGGCGCGATCCTCGCGGCCGCCGCCGTCAGCGCCGGGACGATCGTCGCCGTCGACGTGGACGAGGATACCCTCGAGGCAATGGCCGAGATCGGGGCGACACACACCGTCGACGCCGCGTCGACGGATCCGGTCGAGGCGATTCACGACCGCGTCGGCGACGTCGACCACGCCATCGAGTGCCTCGGTGCCCCCGAGACTGTCCGACAGGCTGTCGAGACACTCGCGCCCGGCGGAACCGCCGTTATCACCGGAACGAGCGACACGGATCCTGCCGAGATCGACCTCGGCCTCTTCACACGTGGAATCTCGGTCGTCGGGAATATCGTCGGGTTCACCCGGCCACACGTCGACATCCCGCGATACGCGACGATGTACCGGAACGGCGACCTCGGGTTAGAGCGCCTTCTCACCCATCGACACGAACTCTCGGATCTCGACGCCGCGTTTTCCGGGTTCGAGTCGGGTGTCGGCATCCGGCGCGTCGTGAAGTTCGGCGCTGGACCATAG
- a CDS encoding aldehyde dehydrogenase family protein — translation MTRQTDTQRTDFTIDADWNGLFVDGEWYRPNDRESIPIYSPTSRERVSQVPAGTVGDVDAAFEAAAAAQETWGEALPQERGEYVRHVQELIEEHHDELTELLAIESGSARPKASREFTSTGEMLDDVVTYPFRMTGGHSQSKISGKENIVKREPVGVVSVISPWNFPFQLSLRAVAPAIALGNTVVLKPATETPITGGLLIARLFEAAGLPDGVLNVVPGHGSEIGDRVAGHPEMDAVAFTGSTEVGQRVAENAARQLAIPAMELGGNNPHVVLEDADIERAVDAGIFGSFMHQGQICISINRHLVHESIYDEYVTQFVDRAASLPVGDPLDEETIVGPIINEDERDTVLEYVERSVEQGATVELGGSGDGLFVEPTVLSGMTNDMAAACNEHFGPVAPIVPFADDEEAVELANATEYGLAASVHSREIRRARTVADAIDAGMVHINDQPINNEPHVPFGGMKASGMGRYNSEWIIDEFTEPKWTSIQHEPREYPF, via the coding sequence ATGACACGACAGACCGACACGCAACGTACTGACTTCACGATCGACGCCGACTGGAACGGACTGTTCGTCGACGGCGAGTGGTACCGACCGAATGACCGAGAGTCGATTCCTATCTACTCCCCCACATCACGGGAACGCGTCTCCCAGGTGCCGGCTGGAACCGTCGGCGACGTCGACGCGGCCTTCGAGGCAGCGGCGGCAGCTCAGGAGACGTGGGGGGAGGCCCTCCCGCAGGAACGGGGTGAGTACGTCCGGCACGTACAGGAACTCATCGAGGAGCACCACGACGAACTGACCGAACTACTGGCAATCGAATCCGGCAGCGCCCGGCCGAAGGCATCCCGTGAGTTTACTTCGACGGGGGAGATGCTGGACGACGTCGTCACCTATCCCTTCCGAATGACCGGCGGACACAGCCAGTCGAAAATCAGCGGCAAGGAGAATATCGTCAAACGTGAGCCCGTCGGCGTCGTCAGCGTCATCTCGCCGTGGAATTTTCCGTTCCAACTCTCGCTTCGCGCGGTGGCACCGGCAATCGCGCTAGGCAACACTGTGGTGCTCAAGCCGGCGACTGAAACGCCGATCACCGGTGGTCTCCTGATCGCGCGCCTCTTCGAAGCGGCCGGCCTCCCGGACGGCGTGTTGAACGTCGTCCCGGGACACGGGTCCGAGATCGGCGACCGGGTCGCAGGCCATCCCGAGATGGACGCCGTCGCGTTCACTGGGTCGACCGAGGTCGGCCAGCGGGTCGCAGAAAACGCCGCGCGACAACTTGCCATTCCCGCGATGGAACTCGGTGGGAACAACCCACACGTCGTCCTCGAGGACGCGGACATCGAGCGTGCCGTCGACGCCGGAATCTTCGGCTCGTTCATGCACCAGGGACAGATCTGCATCTCGATCAACCGACACCTCGTCCACGAATCGATCTACGACGAGTACGTCACCCAGTTCGTCGACCGGGCGGCGTCGCTCCCGGTGGGCGATCCGCTCGACGAGGAGACCATCGTCGGCCCGATCATCAACGAGGACGAACGTGACACGGTCCTCGAGTATGTGGAACGCTCGGTCGAGCAAGGAGCCACCGTCGAACTGGGAGGGTCTGGAGACGGGCTGTTCGTCGAACCGACCGTCCTCTCGGGAATGACCAACGACATGGCTGCGGCGTGTAACGAGCACTTCGGACCGGTTGCCCCGATCGTTCCATTCGCGGACGACGAGGAGGCTGTCGAACTCGCGAACGCGACCGAGTACGGCCTCGCCGCGTCGGTCCACTCGAGAGAGATTCGACGGGCGCGGACTGTCGCCGACGCGATCGACGCTGGCATGGTGCACATCAACGACCAGCCGATCAACAACGAGCCCCACGTTCCGTTCGGCGGAATGAAAGCTTCGGGAATGGGCCGATACAATAGCGAGTGGATCATCGACGAGTTCACGGAGCCGAAGTGGACATCGATCCAGCACGAACCGCGGGAGTATCCGTTCTAA
- a CDS encoding aromatic-ring-hydroxylating dioxygenase subunit beta, translated as MSRQDSEPDQLPNQDRDAELEALLVEREVRQFLYYEAKLLDNRKLHEWLDHIAEDISYRMPRRLMRENTADTYSEESYYFDEDYGSLTTRVKRFDSEYAWSERPPTRTGRYVSNVVVHEDRGDELDVESCLLVYLSRGDSADATFYSGRRYDTLRRREDGSFEITDREIRLNQTILSTDNVSIFL; from the coding sequence ATGAGCCGACAGGACTCCGAGCCTGACCAGCTACCGAACCAGGATCGAGACGCCGAACTCGAGGCCCTGCTCGTCGAACGCGAGGTCCGTCAGTTCCTCTACTACGAGGCCAAACTGCTCGATAACCGAAAGCTGCACGAGTGGCTCGATCACATCGCTGAGGACATCAGTTACCGGATGCCTCGACGACTGATGCGGGAGAATACGGCCGATACGTACAGCGAGGAGAGTTATTACTTCGACGAGGATTACGGCTCGCTGACGACTCGGGTCAAGCGGTTCGACTCGGAGTACGCGTGGTCGGAACGACCCCCGACGCGGACTGGACGATACGTCTCGAACGTGGTCGTCCACGAGGATCGGGGTGACGAACTCGACGTCGAGAGCTGTCTGCTCGTGTACCTGAGCCGCGGAGATAGCGCCGACGCCACGTTCTACTCGGGGCGGCGTTACGATACGCTCCGACGGCGTGAGGACGGCTCCTTCGAGATCACCGATCGGGAGATCAGACTGAACCAGACAATCCTGAGCACCGACAACGTCTCGATCTTTTTATGA
- a CDS encoding aromatic ring-hydroxylating oxygenase subunit alpha, translating to MAIDDTGDWTERTLADARDALDEGLFPLEFFHDEQLHQLEMERIFGTAWVFIGHESEIPEPGDYARRYIGDDTFIFVRDESGEVNLLFDSCRHRGARVCRAEQGNTTHFRCPYHGWTYKNDGEAAGIPQKSKAFKNLDREEHGLAHVPRLETYEGLVFASISDEGPSLEEWLGDFKWYFDIHMKLPDGGMEVIGEPHRWVIDANWKTIADNFNGDSYHTAWAHGSVLDLELGGEETVGHAGTGDSMDRHIHCDGHTTSMRGFEDEDVFMTYPEEVVEDVFSRDGLSEDQWQVARQALSFTGAIFPNFGFLHFGDTTDDPDKDVAPFFTIRKWRPLAPDKMELWSWGLAPKNAPEEFKQRMYKMYTANFGPTGNFEQDDVPIWKGITDGAKGQFAKTSDFQLNYQMGLDWMSEMDIDENWPGPGFAYSENLEEGGMRLFHEQWYELLAENPRENALGSPINIQESEDK from the coding sequence ATGGCAATCGATGACACCGGTGACTGGACGGAACGAACGCTGGCCGACGCTCGTGACGCCCTCGACGAGGGGCTCTTCCCGCTCGAGTTCTTTCACGACGAACAACTCCACCAACTGGAGATGGAACGGATCTTCGGGACGGCGTGGGTGTTCATCGGCCACGAATCGGAGATCCCCGAGCCGGGTGATTACGCCCGGCGGTACATCGGCGACGACACGTTCATCTTCGTCCGCGACGAGAGCGGCGAGGTAAACCTCCTCTTCGACAGTTGTCGCCACCGTGGCGCGAGGGTTTGTCGAGCGGAGCAGGGCAACACGACTCACTTTCGCTGTCCGTACCACGGCTGGACGTACAAGAACGACGGCGAGGCAGCCGGTATCCCGCAGAAATCGAAGGCTTTCAAGAATCTCGATCGGGAGGAACATGGGCTTGCGCACGTTCCGCGGCTGGAGACCTACGAGGGACTCGTGTTCGCCTCGATCAGCGACGAGGGGCCGTCGCTCGAGGAGTGGCTCGGGGACTTCAAGTGGTACTTCGACATCCACATGAAACTCCCGGACGGCGGCATGGAGGTCATCGGGGAGCCACACCGCTGGGTCATCGACGCCAACTGGAAGACGATTGCCGACAACTTCAACGGAGATAGTTACCACACCGCGTGGGCCCACGGCTCCGTGCTTGACCTGGAACTCGGTGGAGAGGAGACGGTTGGCCACGCCGGAACTGGCGACAGTATGGACCGACACATCCACTGTGACGGCCACACGACGAGTATGCGGGGTTTCGAGGACGAGGACGTCTTCATGACCTACCCCGAGGAGGTCGTCGAGGATGTCTTTTCGAGAGACGGATTGTCCGAGGACCAGTGGCAGGTCGCGCGACAGGCGCTTTCGTTCACCGGTGCCATCTTCCCCAACTTCGGGTTCCTTCACTTCGGCGACACCACGGACGACCCGGACAAGGACGTTGCGCCGTTTTTCACCATCCGCAAGTGGCGACCACTCGCGCCGGACAAGATGGAACTCTGGAGTTGGGGACTCGCACCCAAGAACGCGCCCGAGGAGTTCAAACAGCGGATGTACAAGATGTACACAGCGAACTTCGGACCGACAGGGAACTTCGAGCAAGACGACGTCCCGATCTGGAAGGGAATCACCGACGGTGCGAAGGGACAGTTCGCAAAAACGAGTGACTTCCAGCTCAACTACCAGATGGGACTCGACTGGATGAGCGAAATGGACATCGACGAGAACTGGCCCGGACCGGGCTTCGCGTACTCGGAAAACCTCGAGGAAGGTGGCATGCGACTGTTCCACGAACAGTGGTACGAACTGCTGGCCGAGAATCCGCGCGAGAACGCGCTTGGGTCCCCGATCAACATTCAGGAGAGTGAGGACAAATGA
- a CDS encoding NUDIX hydrolase, with amino-acid sequence MENDGMQFDCVQQSIPYAGDAFDVRRDVYRTDDTDFSVEYLDTADAVTVLAFTTDGEVLVLEEWRYSVGRTDCGLPGGQLEPGDDGPADAARRELREETGYEAGSLESLGAFEPLNSLLTTRIYYFAAHDCQQTDEPDPDVDEQIRVDTRSLAALRDAVCDGAITDTRTAFAVLYASSFL; translated from the coding sequence ATGGAAAACGACGGTATGCAGTTCGATTGCGTGCAGCAGTCGATCCCCTACGCTGGAGATGCTTTCGACGTTCGACGAGACGTGTACCGAACCGACGACACGGATTTCTCGGTCGAATATCTCGATACTGCGGATGCCGTCACCGTGCTGGCGTTCACGACTGACGGCGAGGTCCTCGTTCTCGAGGAGTGGCGATACAGCGTCGGGCGAACCGACTGTGGGCTCCCGGGAGGCCAACTCGAGCCGGGAGACGACGGCCCTGCCGACGCAGCCCGTCGGGAACTTCGTGAAGAGACCGGCTACGAAGCCGGGAGTCTCGAATCGCTCGGTGCGTTCGAGCCGTTGAACAGCCTCCTCACCACACGCATCTACTATTTCGCCGCCCACGACTGTCAGCAGACCGACGAGCCCGATCCGGACGTAGACGAACAGATTCGCGTCGACACGCGATCGCTCGCGGCCCTCCGGGACGCAGTCTGCGACGGCGCGATCACCGACACCCGGACGGCGTTTGCTGTCCTGTACGCGTCCTCGTTCCTGTAG
- a CDS encoding metallophosphoesterase family protein, with translation MKVGLISDVHANKPALDAVLADMPSVDEILHAGDVVGYGTHPSAVIETFHAHDVTSIQGNHDRAVLGEFHDNFHRIPKSVALWTTDRLEKSELSYLESLPLELERYDGCVKVVHGAPNKPNTYTYPEEFDADLPGDESVLVLGHTHMQAKAEFDEGVVVNPGSVGLPRDGDWRAAYAVLDVETGQVELHRVEYPKEVAQERLREFELPEELVEGLEHGELLFGRTKRSVNDSVE, from the coding sequence ATGAAAGTCGGTCTCATCAGCGACGTACACGCGAACAAACCAGCACTCGACGCTGTACTCGCGGATATGCCTTCCGTCGACGAGATCCTCCACGCTGGTGACGTGGTTGGCTACGGCACACATCCCAGCGCGGTCATCGAGACGTTTCACGCCCACGACGTAACGTCGATCCAGGGAAACCACGATCGGGCAGTCCTCGGTGAGTTCCACGACAACTTCCATCGTATCCCGAAATCGGTCGCTCTCTGGACGACCGATCGGCTCGAGAAGAGCGAACTGTCTTACCTCGAGTCTCTTCCGCTCGAGCTCGAACGGTACGACGGATGCGTGAAAGTCGTCCACGGAGCACCGAATAAACCAAACACCTACACGTACCCGGAGGAATTCGATGCCGACCTCCCCGGTGACGAGTCCGTCCTCGTGCTCGGGCACACGCACATGCAGGCGAAAGCGGAGTTCGACGAGGGAGTCGTCGTCAACCCCGGAAGCGTTGGATTGCCTCGCGACGGCGACTGGCGGGCAGCGTACGCGGTACTCGACGTGGAAACCGGGCAGGTTGAACTCCACCGCGTCGAGTACCCAAAAGAGGTGGCGCAGGAGCGACTCCGTGAGTTCGAACTCCCCGAGGAACTCGTCGAGGGTCTCGAACACGGGGAGCTATTGTTCGGCCGGACGAAACGATCGGTGAACGACTCGGTGGAGTAG